A single region of the Gammaproteobacteria bacterium genome encodes:
- a CDS encoding DUF4350 domain-containing protein, whose translation MKLKVGVAVLCLILGLIGYVLYVSIETYEETVNQGWSAKAKRNPFLALQQYLQLRGNTVQSSARMAQLDQLPDSGVILITDTRQLKKADRLSALRQWMEQGGNLVVGAHISSGDEKNALLEQFSVSKEQVDCDCEEQTENEDLLDKKLSELLRDANKKAKTDPDQTAKDTIPENKIDNSIPDSELTKLFFNNIDQPLRIHFDRGSALKHPTLSGEKHNGPTPFYWDGNSAGAQIMQFEVGTGLLTVLADAEIWNIEQIKKVDHAYLATILLGDKGNVLLVYGMQMPTLFELLQQHTPELLLACLVWLFIWLLIKTKRFGPVRELDVTTRRSLDEHISATSGYFWRSKHRLKLIEDMHAIVFRKIHRANPRFSALDETRQKDWLREQCDISSADVEMALYRTDIDSEDEFYYVISLIQKIGNRL comes from the coding sequence GTTCTTTATGTGTCTATAGAGACCTATGAAGAGACCGTTAATCAAGGTTGGAGTGCCAAGGCCAAGCGTAATCCATTTTTGGCCTTACAGCAGTATTTGCAGTTGCGCGGTAATACGGTACAAAGTAGTGCGCGCATGGCCCAATTGGATCAGTTGCCGGATAGCGGTGTGATTTTAATTACCGATACTCGTCAGTTGAAAAAAGCAGATCGGCTCAGCGCTTTGAGGCAATGGATGGAGCAGGGGGGGAATCTGGTGGTGGGCGCTCACATCAGCAGCGGAGATGAAAAAAACGCTTTGTTAGAGCAATTTAGTGTGAGCAAGGAACAGGTTGACTGTGATTGTGAGGAACAAACCGAAAACGAAGACTTGCTGGACAAAAAACTGAGTGAGCTGTTGCGTGACGCCAATAAAAAAGCCAAAACCGATCCGGACCAGACTGCAAAGGATACTATACCTGAGAACAAAATAGACAATTCCATTCCCGATTCGGAACTGACAAAATTGTTTTTTAACAACATAGATCAACCACTGCGTATTCATTTTGATCGGGGTTCCGCTTTAAAACATCCGACCTTGTCCGGTGAAAAACACAACGGCCCTACGCCTTTTTATTGGGATGGCAATAGTGCCGGTGCGCAGATTATGCAGTTTGAAGTGGGCACGGGATTGTTGACTGTGCTGGCAGATGCTGAGATCTGGAACATTGAACAAATCAAAAAAGTAGACCACGCTTATTTGGCTACCATACTGTTGGGAGACAAGGGTAATGTGCTCTTGGTTTATGGTATGCAAATGCCTACTCTGTTCGAGTTGTTGCAACAGCATACACCCGAATTGCTGCTGGCGTGCTTGGTATGGTTGTTTATCTGGTTACTTATCAAAACCAAGCGATTTGGTCCCGTGAGGGAACTGGATGTTACCACCCGGCGTAGTCTGGACGAGCACATCAGTGCCACCAGTGGTTATTTTTGGCGTTCGAAGCACCGGTTAAAATTGATTGAGGATATGCATGCCATTGTGTTTCGGAAAATCCACCGGGCCAATCCCCGGTTTAGTGCTTTGGACGAAACCAGACAAAAGGATTGGCTTAGAGAGCAATGTGACATTTCCTCAGCGGATGTGGAAATGGCGTTATATCGTACCGATATTGATTCGGAAGACGAATTTTATTACGTAATCAGTTTAATACAAAAAATTGGAAATCGATTATGA
- a CDS encoding MoxR family ATPase, with protein sequence MNDDSDSMVNGTAVASEKVNAIRQSISRILIGQNDVVDQVLIALLCGGHVLIEGVPGLGKTLLVRSLAACFDGSHKRIQFTPDLMPADITGHTIYDMREGKFHVRKGPVFTNLLLADEINRSPAKTQAALLEVMQEKQVTIEGTRLSVELPFMVLATQNPIEQEGTYPLPEAELDRFLLKIFIDYPSHEDEVKLTQAVTHGSVDDALSVDVGDAKHTPQDILQLQKMVANIAVDQQVMDYAVRIVRATRNSPAIVKGAGPRACIGLVRAARANAFLRGENFVLPDDVKAMALPVMRHRIILSADMEINGQTADNVLAGILDTVEAPRL encoded by the coding sequence ATGAATGATGATTCAGACAGCATGGTTAACGGCACTGCCGTTGCCAGTGAAAAAGTGAACGCGATTCGCCAGTCCATCAGCCGCATCCTGATTGGTCAGAACGACGTGGTTGATCAGGTGTTGATCGCTTTACTATGCGGCGGTCACGTACTCATTGAAGGGGTGCCGGGATTGGGTAAAACCTTGCTGGTGCGGAGCCTGGCAGCTTGTTTCGATGGCAGTCATAAGCGTATACAATTTACGCCTGATCTTATGCCTGCGGATATTACCGGCCACACCATCTACGATATGCGCGAAGGTAAATTTCATGTACGCAAAGGGCCGGTGTTCACCAACCTGCTACTGGCTGATGAAATTAATCGTTCACCGGCAAAGACCCAGGCGGCTTTATTGGAAGTCATGCAGGAAAAGCAGGTCACCATCGAAGGAACACGTCTGTCGGTGGAGTTACCCTTTATGGTATTGGCTACTCAGAATCCCATTGAGCAAGAAGGCACCTACCCCTTACCGGAAGCGGAGCTGGATCGCTTTTTGTTGAAAATATTTATCGACTATCCCAGTCACGAGGACGAAGTGAAGCTGACTCAAGCAGTCACCCATGGTAGCGTCGACGACGCCTTATCGGTGGATGTGGGCGATGCCAAACATACCCCGCAAGATATACTGCAACTGCAAAAAATGGTGGCGAATATCGCTGTAGACCAACAAGTGATGGACTATGCTGTGCGCATTGTCCGGGCAACGCGAAACAGCCCCGCCATTGTGAAAGGCGCCGGTCCCAGGGCCTGTATCGGTTTGGTTCGGGCGGCGCGTGCCAATGCTTTTTTGCGCGGGGAAAATTTTGTATTACCTGATGATGTTAAGGCGATGGCACTGCCGGTGATGCGACACCGAATCATTTTATCTGCGGATATGGAAATTAACGGCCAAACGGCAGACAACGTTTTAGCGGGAATTTTGGATACCGTAGAAGCGCCACGCCTGTGA